Below is a window of Oryza brachyantha chromosome 10, ObraRS2, whole genome shotgun sequence DNA.
agattgctaagaatatgtatataaaatttatattcataaattattttttattgcaaatacatcatttgactttctcaagaaaaataaccaaataataacctccttatttttttctacacaACCTGGAAATGCTCTGTCAGCGCAATCCTATAGACGTGtgattgtattaaaaaaattacattgtGAGTCCTACTTTTATCAGCACAATCTTCTAGACTCCGCAGACAAACTATTATCAGGTGCTTCGTATGCAATAAAAACTCACGCAAATTTCTCGAGGggatattatttttatccgTCCactttactccctccataaaaaaaaaccaatttttcagtttttatatcgagcatttgaccatccgtcttatttgaaattttttaaaaaaattttaaaaaaaattagtcacatataaagtactattcatattttattatgcaataaaaataaaattaataatcgtaaattttttaaataagactaagaGTTAGACATTGTATccgaaaagttgatttgttttttaccGAGGAGCATTAACCTCTTACAACTTGCATGATTGACTCGTGTTTTTATCGGAGTTGGTAGAGTCAGGACTCAGGAGAATCGATGTGCCTCGATCAGAAGCTGGGTTTTGAACTTctgtatataattatttatatgtaatGGAACGTTCTGGCAATAATTTTtagtcaataaaaaaaaatctcaattgTGTCACCTGTGCACCAGCGTCTACATATAAATGGAAATGCAGGGGCTTGCAAGTAGTGCATCAGCTCGCAGAGTCGCAGGTTGAGAGAGAGGAAGTAATCGAGAATGAGCATTGTGGTGAGTAAGTCGCCGTCGGAGGTCGTCCGGCCATCGGAGCCGGTGAAGATGGACACGCGCAAAATTAATCTCTCGTCTTTCGACAAGCCTCTTGTCATCGCACCGACGGTGGTGCTGCAGGTGTTCGAGCATCCGATCCACGACCCCGTGGAGACCATAAGGAGGGCCCTCTCGCAAGCATTGGTTCACTACTACCCCATCGCCGGCCGTTTCGCCGTggatgatgacgacgacgtccACATCGACTGCACCGGAGAAGGCGTCACCTTCGTCGCCGCGTCCGCCAACTGCACCATCCTGGAGCTCATGCGCGACATCGATGACAGGGCTCCTGATGCCGCGACGACGGTGCTACGGAAGCTCGTCGTCGACTACCCAGCCATGGGCTTCGGCCGGGGCGACCCTTTTGTGCTGATGCAGGTCACCGCCTTCTCCTGCGGTGGTTTCGTCGTCGGAGTGACATGGAACCACGGCGTGGCTGACGGTTTCGGGATTGCGCAGTTCCTACAAGCCGTCGGCGAGCTTGCCCGTGGACTGCCGACGCCATTGATCGTACCGGTCAGGTCGGACAAGGTGACACAGGCCATATCTCCTTCCTTTGTCGAATCCGCTAAGCAATTTATGTTCGGCGTCACCGTCCCATCGAAGCTTGCCCTGCACAACATCACCATCTCGTCGAAACTGATCAACAGCATCCGGGGTCCATCGTGTACCGTGttcgaggcggtggcggctgcaCTATGGCGGTGCCGCACCCGCGTGGTCATGTCAGACCCGGAGGCGCCCACCGTGCTTGCTTTCACGGTGAACTCTCGCAAGTACATGGGCGTCAAGGCCGGGTACTACGGCAACTGCGCCACCGTGCACGTGGCCACGGCGAAGAGCGGCGaggtggcgcacggcgacaTCATGGACGTGGTGAGGACGATAAGGCGTGCCAAGCAGCAGGTGCCTGAGCAATTACTGAAGGGAGAGATGCTGCCACGGGCCGTTGGTGCTCCTGGTAAGCATCCGATAGAGAGATACGAGAGCGCACTGTTGGTGACAAGCTGGCGAAACATTGGCTTGGAGGATGTCGATTTTGGCAGCGGGAAGACAAGTAGGGTGATGACTATGCATGAGCCAACCCACATCCGGCCGATGTGTCTGGTGTGTCTGCCGTGCAAAGGGGATGAAGGCGCCAAGGTATTGTCTGGGTGTGTCACAGTACACCACTCTGACGCATTCCTCCGAGAAATAGCCATGCTATGAGATATACTTCTTCCATCTAAATTACTCCCAtttccttttgtac
It encodes the following:
- the LOC102713398 gene encoding acyl transferase 15-like, with amino-acid sequence MSIVVSKSPSEVVRPSEPVKMDTRKINLSSFDKPLVIAPTVVLQVFEHPIHDPVETIRRALSQALVHYYPIAGRFAVDDDDDVHIDCTGEGVTFVAASANCTILELMRDIDDRAPDAATTVLRKLVVDYPAMGFGRGDPFVLMQVTAFSCGGFVVGVTWNHGVADGFGIAQFLQAVGELARGLPTPLIVPVRSDKVTQAISPSFVESAKQFMFGVTVPSKLALHNITISSKLINSIRGPSCTVFEAVAAALWRCRTRVVMSDPEAPTVLAFTVNSRKYMGVKAGYYGNCATVHVATAKSGEVAHGDIMDVVRTIRRAKQQVPEQLLKGEMLPRAVGAPGKHPIERYESALLVTSWRNIGLEDVDFGSGKTSRVMTMHEPTHIRPMCLVCLPCKGDEGAKVLSGCVTVHHSDAFLREIAML